A single window of Gambusia affinis linkage group LG18, SWU_Gaff_1.0, whole genome shotgun sequence DNA harbors:
- the LOC122820589 gene encoding CD276 antigen-like isoform X3: MLYWCFLLLGLIFTPTPVKGHYQVTSSRQPVVAAPGDDVILQCLVEPPLDTVDMTVEWSKLDAKHRPKGMEYVHLYRDNREVLDMKSSSYQGRTALFAGGLRHGNISLIVTNVTAADEGTYKCFIPKLHGNTKSSVVRLIIDQTSKLKPSKTVTSETRLFPEATGQNELNGGVTRSRSFAPLIVICLLLISNGSFNA; encoded by the exons ATGCTGTActggtgttttcttttgcttgggCTCATTTTCACCCCAACTCCCGTTAAAG GTCATTATCAGGTAACCAGCTCGCGTCAGCCAGTTGTTGCCGCTCCAGGTGATGATGTCATCCTCCAGTGCCTCGTGGAGCCCCCGTTGGACACGGTGGACATGACCGTGGAGTGGTCAAAGCTTGACGCCAAACATCGGCCGAAGGGAATGGAGTACGTGCATCTTTACCGAGACAACCGTGAGGTTCTGGACATGAAGAGCTCGTCGTACCAGGGGAGGACGGCGTTGTTCGCAGGCGGCCTCAGACACGGGAACATATCCCTCATCGTCACCAACGTCACGGCTGCGGACGAAGGGACGTACAAATGCTTCATCCCAAAGCTGCATGGCAACACCAAATCTTCAGTTGTCCGCCTTATTATTG ATCAAACCTCTAAACTCAAACCATCTAAAACCGTTACTTCAGAGACACGACTCTTTCCCGAAGCAACGGGGCAGAATGAACTGAACG gCGGTGTGACCCGTTCCAGAAGCTTCGCTCCACTTATTGTTATCTGTCTCTTACTTATCTCAAATGGATCATTCAACGCGTGA
- the LOC122820589 gene encoding myelin-oligodendrocyte glycoprotein-like isoform X4, translated as MTEIVFRPWTCHYQVTSSRQPVVAAPGDDVILQCLVEPPLDTVDMTVEWSKLDAKHRPKGMEYVHLYRDNREVLDMKSSSYQGRTALFAGGLRHGNISLIVTNVTAADEGTYKCFIPKLHGNTKSSVVRLIIDQTSKLKPSKTVTSETRLFPEATGQNELNGGVTRSRSFAPLIVICLLLISNGSFNA; from the exons atgactgaaattgtttttcgACCGTGGACAT GTCATTATCAGGTAACCAGCTCGCGTCAGCCAGTTGTTGCCGCTCCAGGTGATGATGTCATCCTCCAGTGCCTCGTGGAGCCCCCGTTGGACACGGTGGACATGACCGTGGAGTGGTCAAAGCTTGACGCCAAACATCGGCCGAAGGGAATGGAGTACGTGCATCTTTACCGAGACAACCGTGAGGTTCTGGACATGAAGAGCTCGTCGTACCAGGGGAGGACGGCGTTGTTCGCAGGCGGCCTCAGACACGGGAACATATCCCTCATCGTCACCAACGTCACGGCTGCGGACGAAGGGACGTACAAATGCTTCATCCCAAAGCTGCATGGCAACACCAAATCTTCAGTTGTCCGCCTTATTATTG ATCAAACCTCTAAACTCAAACCATCTAAAACCGTTACTTCAGAGACACGACTCTTTCCCGAAGCAACGGGGCAGAATGAACTGAACG gCGGTGTGACCCGTTCCAGAAGCTTCGCTCCACTTATTGTTATCTGTCTCTTACTTATCTCAAATGGATCATTCAACGCGTGA
- the LOC122820589 gene encoding CD276 antigen-like isoform X1, whose amino-acid sequence MLQCFHPLALRLPNSPSVDPADLSLDGHTITQRVRNLWTLVETPGHYQVTSSRQPVVAAPGDDVILQCLVEPPLDTVDMTVEWSKLDAKHRPKGMEYVHLYRDNREVLDMKSSSYQGRTALFAGGLRHGNISLIVTNVTAADEGTYKCFIPKLHGNTKSSVVRLIIDQTSKLKPSKTVTSETRLFPEATGQNELNGGVTRSRSFAPLIVICLLLISNGSFNA is encoded by the exons ATGCTGCAATGTTTTCACCCTCTGGCTTTGCGTCTTCCCAACAGTCCTTCAGTAGATCCAGCGGACCTCTCACTTGACGGCCATACAATAACTCAAAGGGTGAGAAACCTGTGGACACTTGTGGAAACTCCCG GTCATTATCAGGTAACCAGCTCGCGTCAGCCAGTTGTTGCCGCTCCAGGTGATGATGTCATCCTCCAGTGCCTCGTGGAGCCCCCGTTGGACACGGTGGACATGACCGTGGAGTGGTCAAAGCTTGACGCCAAACATCGGCCGAAGGGAATGGAGTACGTGCATCTTTACCGAGACAACCGTGAGGTTCTGGACATGAAGAGCTCGTCGTACCAGGGGAGGACGGCGTTGTTCGCAGGCGGCCTCAGACACGGGAACATATCCCTCATCGTCACCAACGTCACGGCTGCGGACGAAGGGACGTACAAATGCTTCATCCCAAAGCTGCATGGCAACACCAAATCTTCAGTTGTCCGCCTTATTATTG ATCAAACCTCTAAACTCAAACCATCTAAAACCGTTACTTCAGAGACACGACTCTTTCCCGAAGCAACGGGGCAGAATGAACTGAACG gCGGTGTGACCCGTTCCAGAAGCTTCGCTCCACTTATTGTTATCTGTCTCTTACTTATCTCAAATGGATCATTCAACGCGTGA
- the LOC122820589 gene encoding CD276 antigen-like isoform X2, translating into MLQCFHPLALRLPNSPSVDPADLSLDGHTITQRVRNLWTLVETPGHYQVTSSRQPVVAAPGDDVILQCLVEPPLDTVDMTVEWSKLDAKHRPKGMEYVHLYRDNREVLDMKSSSYQGRTALFAGGLRHGNISLIVTNVTAADEGTYKCFIPKLHGNTKSSVVRLIIDQTSKLKPSKTVTSETRLFPEATGQNELNEPGKEPYKNMGAV; encoded by the exons ATGCTGCAATGTTTTCACCCTCTGGCTTTGCGTCTTCCCAACAGTCCTTCAGTAGATCCAGCGGACCTCTCACTTGACGGCCATACAATAACTCAAAGGGTGAGAAACCTGTGGACACTTGTGGAAACTCCCG GTCATTATCAGGTAACCAGCTCGCGTCAGCCAGTTGTTGCCGCTCCAGGTGATGATGTCATCCTCCAGTGCCTCGTGGAGCCCCCGTTGGACACGGTGGACATGACCGTGGAGTGGTCAAAGCTTGACGCCAAACATCGGCCGAAGGGAATGGAGTACGTGCATCTTTACCGAGACAACCGTGAGGTTCTGGACATGAAGAGCTCGTCGTACCAGGGGAGGACGGCGTTGTTCGCAGGCGGCCTCAGACACGGGAACATATCCCTCATCGTCACCAACGTCACGGCTGCGGACGAAGGGACGTACAAATGCTTCATCCCAAAGCTGCATGGCAACACCAAATCTTCAGTTGTCCGCCTTATTATTG ATCAAACCTCTAAACTCAAACCATCTAAAACCGTTACTTCAGAGACACGACTCTTTCCCGAAGCAACGGGGCAGAATGAACTGAACG aacCTGGAAAAGAACCGTACAAAAACATGGGg gCGGTGTGA